A genomic region of Anaerobaca lacustris contains the following coding sequences:
- a CDS encoding GLUG motif-containing protein, whose product MATPSTFRACVAIPLFLALVCPATAAEQIDQSNLPEWGGGWTHVNPTADGQAVMWQTFTPACTSLTAVEIDILTVNPGRGDDVLIVEIARDGVVLASAERSVEDGFDDLLRVEFPEVMPLVPEQVYDLRVRDTGKGQFGWKYGSNTYERGGRFVFAQERPGTDWFFRTYTTAEPAATKYSGGTGEPNDPYQIATAADLIALGETPEDYDKHFILTADIDLDPNLPGRKVFDRAVIAPDTDPNTEWDFDGTAFSGVLDGNGHTISHLTIVGRSYLGLFGHLGYGAEVGNLGVIDVRITGLGYCIGGLAGGNGRGNVTASYSTGIVSGSAEVGGLVGANHVRSGITSSHSACAVTGDNYVGGLVGDNAGGSGHWGHIGNSYSTGTVTGMGECVGGLVGVNWGHVTQCYSTGAIVGGTNVGGLIGSSGSVQEGWGIVTNCLWDIETSGQTASYGGTGKTTAEMQTARTFLDAGWDFVGETANGGEDIWKIAEGLGYPRLAWEKYSGGTGEPNDPYEIATAADLIALGETPDDYDKHFILIADIDLDPNLPGRKVFDRAVIAPDTSDTGNWFDGPPFTGVFDGNAHTISRLTISGGSRLGLFGSLAAASVSNVGLVAADIKGTGDWIGGLVGTYGGFLVLGGEVTNCYSTGTVKGNNHVGGLVGQSWGGRMSQCNSTCAVHGSYSVGGLVGLHFAHTTTYCFSTGTVRGGSFVGGLMGINGGEVADCYSMSTVSGDSSVGGLVGGNYEYFLGHGRPGIITRCYSTGSVSGSMDVGGLVGENTYFEDMWFEREGVVNGSFWDSETSGRATSAGGTGLTTAEMQMSQTFLDAGWDFVGETANGTEDIWWMDEGKDYPRLWWELQIDE is encoded by the coding sequence ATGGCTACTCCAAGCACATTCCGAGCCTGTGTCGCAATCCCCCTGTTCCTCGCCCTCGTCTGTCCCGCCACGGCGGCCGAGCAGATCGACCAAAGCAACCTGCCGGAATGGGGTGGCGGCTGGACTCACGTCAATCCAACTGCCGATGGCCAGGCGGTCATGTGGCAGACATTCACCCCGGCGTGCACGAGTCTGACGGCGGTGGAGATCGACATTCTCACCGTAAACCCCGGCCGGGGCGACGACGTGCTGATCGTCGAGATCGCCAGGGACGGCGTGGTTCTGGCGTCGGCCGAACGCTCGGTTGAGGATGGCTTCGACGACCTCCTGCGCGTTGAGTTCCCCGAGGTGATGCCCCTCGTTCCCGAACAGGTCTACGATTTGAGAGTGCGCGACACGGGCAAGGGGCAATTCGGCTGGAAGTACGGCTCGAACACCTATGAACGAGGCGGCAGATTCGTCTTCGCACAGGAGCGTCCCGGCACCGATTGGTTCTTCCGAACCTATACGACTGCGGAGCCGGCCGCAACCAAGTACAGCGGCGGGACGGGAGAGCCGAACGACCCGTACCAGATCGCCACGGCCGCCGACCTGATCGCCCTCGGCGAGACGCCCGAAGACTACGACAAGCACTTCATCCTGACCGCCGACATCGACCTGGACCCCAACCTCCCCGGGCGGAAGGTCTTCGACAGGGCTGTGATCGCGCCGGATACAGACCCGAACACCGAATGGGATTTTGACGGGACTGCTTTCAGCGGGGTCCTCGATGGTAATGGTCATACGATCTCGCACCTCACGATTGTCGGTAGAAGCTACCTGGGCCTGTTTGGCCATCTGGGGTACGGTGCCGAGGTCGGCAACCTCGGAGTCATCGATGTCAGGATAACCGGTTTGGGGTACTGTATCGGCGGGTTGGCGGGTGGCAACGGCAGAGGGAATGTCACTGCGAGCTACAGCACTGGTATCGTCAGTGGGAGTGCCGAAGTCGGTGGTCTCGTGGGGGCAAACCACGTGCGCTCAGGCATCACCAGTAGCCACAGCGCCTGTGCCGTGACGGGAGATAACTACGTGGGCGGCTTGGTGGGCGATAATGCTGGCGGCTCTGGCCACTGGGGCCACATCGGCAACAGCTATAGCACCGGTACGGTTACGGGTATGGGCGAGTGTGTCGGTGGGCTGGTGGGCGTGAATTGGGGCCATGTGACCCAATGCTACAGCACAGGTGCGATTGTGGGTGGTACGAATGTCGGCGGGCTGATAGGGTCAAGTGGTTCGGTGCAGGAAGGCTGGGGGATTGTGACCAACTGCCTCTGGGACATCGAGACCTCAGGCCAAACGGCCAGTTACGGCGGCACGGGCAAGACGACGGCCGAGATGCAGACGGCCAGAACGTTCCTGGATGCTGGCTGGGACTTCGTGGGCGAGACGGCTAACGGCGGCGAGGATATATGGAAGATCGCTGAGGGTTTGGGCTATCCGCGTCTGGCGTGGGAGAAATACAGCGGCGGGACGGGAGAGCCCAACGACCCGTACGAGATCGCCACGGCGGCCGATCTGATCGCGCTGGGCGAGACGCCCGACGACTACGACAAGCACTTCATCCTGATCGCCGATATCGACCTGGACCCCAACCTCCCCGGCCGCAAGGTCTTCGACAGGGCCGTGATTGCCCCGGACACCAGCGACACGGGGAACTGGTTCGACGGGCCTCCTTTCACCGGCGTCTTCGACGGCAACGCCCATACGATCTCGCGTCTGACGATCAGCGGCGGGAGCCGTCTGGGCCTCTTTGGTTCGTTAGCCGCTGCGAGTGTCTCCAATGTGGGCTTGGTAGCAGCAGACATTAAGGGGACAGGTGATTGGATTGGCGGTCTTGTCGGTACCTATGGCGGTTTCCTCGTTCTGGGTGGTGAAGTGACCAATTGTTACAGCACAGGCACGGTCAAAGGTAATAACCACGTTGGCGGGTTAGTGGGGCAGAGCTGGGGTGGCAGAATGAGTCAATGCAACAGCACCTGTGCTGTCCATGGTAGTTACAGCGTCGGCGGACTGGTGGGACTTCATTTCGCGCATACCACGACCTACTGCTTTAGCACTGGTACAGTCCGTGGAGGGTCTTTTGTGGGCGGACTTATGGGTATAAATGGTGGGGAGGTTGCCGACTGCTATAGCATGAGTACAGTCAGTGGAGATAGTTCTGTCGGTGGATTAGTCGGTGGAAACTACGAATACTTCTTAGGCCATGGTAGACCTGGCATTATCACCCGGTGTTATAGCACCGGTTCAGTCAGTGGTTCGATGGATGTTGGCGGACTGGTGGGTGAGAATACATACTTTGAGGATATGTGGTTCGAACGTGAAGGGGTTGTGAACGGCAGTTTCTGGGACAGCGAGACTTCAGGCCGAGCCACCAGTGCCGGTGGCACTGGCCTGACCACGGCTGAGATGCAGATGTCCCAGACGTTCCTGGATGCCGGCTGGGACTTCGTGGGCGAGACGGCCAATGGGACGGAGGACATCTGGTGGATGGACGAAGGCAAGGACTATCCGAGGCTATGGTGGGAGCTCCAAATTGATGAGTGA
- a CDS encoding FIMAH domain-containing protein: protein MNAIRTLQSSAILVAVLLTAAFGQMGQAKIKVCMTSGGLGSWHFDGHTNYTFQGKDSDLDRLSISIARTGAASGDWSCWVTPDTVPWSDGMVQIGARLKNYRFDDLAGMKDLHVATVTLFAGKSSDPDFERVVLDTIPVVMDVGYHLLAERGPGGSAGGEILLHQLPENMPPQEFSHALADPGYVFTGWTGQGVDLGCVLSYPDRPNVWRFDFWRYFIELGQTKQVYLLATFAPANTPVAEDVVVPVETPDGVVTIQFDAVVEAGHTEVSVSSSGPMPPAGFRMGEPPVYYDITTTADYAGDIVICISYDPSTFEGPLDSLRLLHYEDGEWVDCTILPIDETAHVICGVVSSLSPFIVVERIAPPCPAERLEELIAIVAELDLPRGTKNSLSATLNAALRSLERGHTKPAISQLGAFINQVKAQRGKAIAQGTADALVATAQQVIDLLKDMS, encoded by the coding sequence ATGAACGCAATCCGCACTTTACAGAGTTCGGCGATCCTTGTGGCGGTGCTCCTGACAGCGGCGTTCGGGCAGATGGGGCAGGCTAAAATCAAAGTGTGTATGACATCAGGTGGACTGGGGTCCTGGCACTTCGATGGCCACACAAACTACACGTTCCAAGGGAAGGACTCCGATCTCGACCGCCTCTCCATCAGCATAGCACGGACCGGGGCAGCGAGCGGAGATTGGAGCTGCTGGGTTACGCCAGACACAGTGCCGTGGTCTGACGGGATGGTGCAGATCGGAGCGCGGCTCAAAAACTATCGATTCGATGACCTTGCGGGGATGAAGGACCTTCACGTGGCGACGGTGACACTCTTCGCGGGCAAGTCAAGTGACCCGGATTTCGAACGTGTCGTCCTCGACACGATTCCCGTGGTCATGGACGTCGGGTACCACCTTCTTGCCGAAAGGGGCCCAGGGGGCTCGGCCGGTGGCGAGATCCTACTTCACCAATTGCCGGAGAATATGCCGCCGCAGGAGTTCAGCCATGCGCTGGCAGATCCCGGCTATGTGTTCACCGGGTGGACGGGGCAGGGTGTAGATTTGGGTTGTGTCCTGTCCTACCCTGACCGTCCCAACGTTTGGCGCTTTGACTTCTGGCGCTATTTTATCGAGTTAGGCCAGACCAAGCAGGTCTATCTGCTGGCGACGTTTGCCCCTGCGAACACACCGGTTGCCGAGGATGTGGTTGTTCCGGTCGAAACACCTGATGGCGTGGTGACGATCCAGTTTGATGCGGTCGTGGAGGCCGGACACACCGAGGTTTCGGTCTCGTCGTCGGGCCCGATGCCGCCGGCCGGCTTCCGCATGGGCGAACCGCCAGTGTACTACGACATCACCACAACGGCCGACTATGCCGGCGACATTGTCATCTGTATCAGTTATGACCCCAGCACATTTGAAGGCCCGCTTGATTCGCTTCGCCTGCTCCACTATGAGGATGGCGAGTGGGTCGACTGCACCATATTGCCAATTGATGAAACTGCTCATGTCATCTGCGGGGTTGTCAGTTCGCTGTCGCCGTTCATTGTTGTCGAGCGCATTGCGCCACCATGTCCGGCCGAACGGTTGGAGGAGCTCATTGCCATTGTCGCCGAATTGGACCTCCCGCGTGGCACCAAGAATAGCCTGAGCGCTACGCTCAATGCGGCACTCCGGTCGCTTGAAAGAGGCCACACCAAACCGGCAATCAGTCAACTTGGGGCCTTCATCAACCAGGTCAAGGCCCAAAGAGGAAAGGCAATCGCCCAAGGGACTGCTGACGCCCTGGTCGCGACGGCACAGCAGGTTATCGACCTGCTCAAGGACATGTCTTAG
- a CDS encoding type I-C CRISPR-associated protein Cas8c/Csd1, translating into MILQALKEYYDRKAADPEARMAPAGFEWKEIPFVVSLGQDGTPISLSSTYEGEGRQRRAKSFLVPQAVKKTIGMANGQHASGRD; encoded by the coding sequence ATGATCCTCCAGGCACTCAAGGAGTACTATGACAGAAAGGCAGCCGACCCCGAAGCGCGTATGGCTCCTGCTGGTTTCGAATGGAAGGAGATTCCATTTGTTGTTTCTTTGGGCCAAGACGGAACCCCGATTTCGCTTTCATCAACCTATGAAGGCGAGGGAAGACAGAGACGGGCCAAGTCATTTCTGGTCCCACAGGCGGTGAAGAAGACAATCGGTATGGCAAATGGCCAACACGCGTCTGGCCGTGATTGA
- the cas5c gene encoding type I-C CRISPR-associated protein Cas5c, translated as MKGFCLEVSGPYACFTRPEMKVERVSYDVITPSAARAIFEAILWKPAIRWRLTSIEVLAPIRWISVRRNEVGKVASPRSEGIFVEDERQQRAGLLLRDVRYRLHGEFDFIPPDQRAHACNPVPEWLVDTEETEVLRQPDVRQDETQAKYAAIFDRRASKGQCFNQPYLGCREFSCEFRLLSNGDAKTPPPIPETHDLGWMLYDLDFSDPADPKPMFFRPEMKCGTILVPHPESEEVRR; from the coding sequence ATGAAGGGCTTCTGTCTGGAAGTGAGCGGACCCTACGCTTGCTTCACTCGCCCTGAGATGAAGGTCGAGCGGGTCAGCTATGACGTGATTACGCCGTCAGCCGCCCGCGCCATCTTCGAGGCCATCCTATGGAAACCAGCAATTCGCTGGCGTCTCACGAGCATCGAGGTGCTGGCCCCGATTCGCTGGATTTCCGTCCGCCGCAATGAGGTCGGCAAAGTCGCATCGCCACGTTCTGAGGGCATCTTCGTGGAGGATGAGCGCCAGCAACGGGCGGGATTGCTCCTGCGTGACGTCAGGTATCGTTTGCATGGCGAGTTCGACTTCATTCCCCCGGATCAGCGTGCTCACGCCTGTAACCCTGTACCGGAGTGGCTGGTCGATACAGAAGAGACCGAGGTGCTCCGGCAGCCTGATGTCCGGCAAGATGAAACCCAGGCGAAATATGCCGCCATATTCGATCGCCGTGCGAGCAAGGGCCAGTGTTTCAACCAGCCTTATCTTGGCTGTCGTGAATTCTCTTGCGAGTTTCGATTGCTAAGCAACGGCGATGCCAAAACCCCGCCGCCTATCCCGGAAACGCATGACCTGGGCTGGATGCTGTACGATCTCGATTTTTCCGACCCTGCCGACCCGAAGCCCATGTTCTTTCGCCCCGAGATGAAATGTGGAACGATCCTTGTCCCGCATCCCGAAAGCGAGGAGGTGCGCCGATGA
- a CDS encoding CRISPR-associated endonuclease Cas3'', with the protein MSESEKQFYAHSLPGKPESEWQRLDMHLRAVAALASGFAQKFGSSDWAWNAGMLHDLGKAADEFRAYLLRENHIDDEEYDGTGGHRVNHSSAGTALAEEVHNQHNRPLGRILSYLVAGHHAGLPDYHTCDGGMGALQKRLEEGKVDFERIRTVATGLKPEHRPLSQLPVFVKKENFHFWVRILFSCLVDADFLDTEAFIEPEQARYRVKSRSLAELKTPLDRYMADMTTRCEHTPVNRVRQEILTACLKAASRPSGLFTLTVPTGGGKTLSAMAFALDHAIRHGKHRVIYVIPHTSIIEQTAATLAEIFGPENVVEHHSNLDPEKETLRTRLEAGVDIDFPVVYRALAGLDSIAQAAGRCNREGKLAYQGQVMVFVPPKSVPRGLLHKGECTTRELHALPGFDAQAPESFTRYFDLFYSKVNDTGEGFLKRLTPSDPRILDIAFRSVGDQFRLIDDQAQRPVLVHYRKGEALIGELQRTGPYRSLMRRLQRYTVNLPVRLADRMLSDGLLEEVWPGFLAQCPVSIYSESIGLDVFRDGFPIEDLTCV; encoded by the coding sequence ATGTCAGAGTCAGAAAAGCAGTTCTATGCACACAGCCTTCCCGGCAAACCGGAATCGGAATGGCAGCGGCTTGATATGCACTTGAGGGCAGTTGCCGCGCTTGCATCGGGGTTTGCTCAGAAATTCGGTTCTTCCGACTGGGCCTGGAATGCAGGCATGCTTCACGATCTTGGCAAAGCAGCGGATGAATTCCGAGCATATCTGCTCCGAGAGAATCACATTGACGATGAAGAATACGATGGGACAGGAGGGCACAGAGTCAACCATTCCAGCGCGGGCACGGCGCTCGCCGAAGAAGTGCACAATCAGCACAATCGTCCATTGGGGCGCATTCTGAGCTATCTCGTCGCCGGGCATCATGCTGGACTGCCCGACTATCACACCTGTGATGGAGGGATGGGTGCTTTGCAGAAGCGTTTGGAAGAAGGCAAGGTAGATTTCGAGCGCATTCGCACGGTCGCCACCGGCCTGAAGCCCGAGCACCGACCCTTGTCCCAATTGCCTGTCTTCGTGAAGAAAGAGAACTTCCACTTCTGGGTGCGTATACTCTTCTCTTGTCTGGTCGATGCCGACTTTCTCGACACCGAGGCTTTCATTGAACCGGAACAGGCACGGTATCGAGTGAAAAGTCGCAGTCTGGCAGAACTGAAGACCCCATTGGATCGTTACATGGCGGACATGACAACCCGCTGCGAGCACACGCCGGTCAACAGAGTACGCCAGGAAATCCTGACTGCCTGCCTCAAGGCAGCGTCGCGGCCTTCTGGACTTTTCACTCTCACTGTCCCCACCGGCGGCGGCAAGACGCTCTCCGCAATGGCGTTCGCTCTCGATCATGCGATTCGGCATGGCAAGCATCGCGTGATCTATGTCATACCCCATACGAGCATCATCGAACAGACGGCAGCCACTCTGGCAGAAATCTTTGGCCCTGAGAATGTAGTAGAACACCACAGCAATCTCGATCCCGAGAAAGAAACCCTGCGTACGCGCCTGGAGGCAGGCGTGGACATCGATTTCCCCGTGGTCTATCGTGCCTTGGCGGGGCTCGATTCTATCGCTCAAGCCGCAGGCCGATGTAATCGTGAGGGGAAACTGGCATACCAAGGCCAAGTCATGGTCTTTGTCCCACCGAAGTCTGTGCCACGAGGACTGCTGCACAAGGGAGAATGCACCACCCGAGAATTGCACGCGCTACCTGGGTTCGATGCACAGGCACCGGAGTCCTTCACCCGCTATTTCGATCTGTTCTACTCTAAGGTCAATGACACCGGCGAGGGATTCCTCAAGCGGCTGACTCCGTCTGATCCCAGGATTCTGGATATCGCCTTTCGCTCCGTCGGGGACCAGTTCAGACTAATCGATGACCAGGCTCAGCGGCCGGTTCTCGTCCACTACCGCAAAGGGGAAGCATTGATTGGCGAACTGCAACGCACGGGTCCATATCGAAGCTTGATGCGGAGACTGCAGCGCTACACAGTCAATCTTCCCGTCCGGCTGGCTGACAGAATGCTGAGTGACGGACTGCTGGAGGAGGTTTGGCCGGGCTTCCTCGCCCAGTGTCCTGTTTCGATCTACAGTGAATCCATCGGCCTCGACGTGTTTCGAGACGGTTTTCCCATCGAGGATTTGACATGTGTATGA
- a CDS encoding PAS domain-containing sensor histidine kinase: protein MATDEQTGCNEHKPPSAEFLAAENERLRRRIAELELLRIECPARKEFADRVYVEGAPQGCECHLQEMANSVREAFWIIDWRARKTIYVSPAYEEIWGRSIQAVYERHEEWIDSIHPDDREFAMASLATAVETSGGEPREYRIVRPDGTIRWISDRAYAVRDQDGRVHRVAGVAKDITSRKEAEEALRESQLRLTAAVESLPCDFFMLDNDGRYTMFNSVAREHWGDCTGRRPEDLCPDEATLALWLSNNRRALAGEVVRAEVQMAPHGQEGHYYNIISPIRDGSEIHGILGVNIDITALKQAEEALQRANDVLEFRVKERTAELEAEVDRRRQLELDLRASEQRYRSLVESSGDAISTVTEDGGILFVNGVLAQWFGVSAEAMVGQHVQDFFPQPFADEQVAYIRQAVRTGQAVNVTVLAPVTEAMRWFHVTFEPLCMGETPAALVVARDIDDLVRTREQIEKYREQMACASRLASLGTLSATVAHEMTQPLTVLRLSIQNALEAIRMGSAPSVAVEDLKCALEALTTMADITERFRGFARSSSSRQWLDIDLSAIADRIIELTAEAARIAKVGVSVRGLDTLPKFRARVNDMEQLFFALLMNAIQAVPIPDESGLARTIVISGQVHDSAIELCFEDTCGGIASENVEQIFKPFFTTRAHAGGTGLGLSVVENILDRYAGKLKVFNRPGDGATFQILLPLCPGSQDGPSRRGMFP from the coding sequence ATGGCCACTGACGAGCAGACCGGCTGCAACGAACACAAACCCCCAAGCGCCGAATTCCTTGCCGCAGAGAACGAGCGTCTGAGAAGGCGAATTGCCGAGCTGGAATTGCTCCGGATCGAGTGCCCGGCACGCAAAGAGTTTGCGGATCGCGTGTACGTCGAGGGGGCTCCACAAGGGTGCGAGTGCCACCTTCAGGAGATGGCCAACAGCGTCCGCGAGGCGTTCTGGATCATCGACTGGCGGGCGCGGAAGACGATCTACGTCAGCCCCGCCTACGAGGAGATCTGGGGCCGTTCGATCCAAGCCGTCTATGAACGCCATGAAGAGTGGATCGACAGCATCCACCCGGACGATCGCGAATTTGCCATGGCGTCACTTGCCACGGCGGTCGAAACCAGCGGGGGCGAGCCGCGTGAGTACCGCATCGTGCGGCCCGACGGCACCATCCGCTGGATTTCGGACCGGGCCTATGCGGTCCGCGACCAGGACGGTCGCGTGCACCGGGTGGCTGGGGTCGCCAAAGACATCACGTCACGAAAAGAGGCCGAAGAGGCGTTGCGAGAGAGCCAGCTCCGCCTGACGGCGGCGGTCGAGAGTCTGCCCTGCGACTTCTTCATGCTCGACAACGACGGACGCTACACCATGTTCAATTCCGTCGCCCGCGAGCACTGGGGCGATTGCACCGGCCGGCGGCCCGAAGATCTCTGTCCGGACGAGGCCACCCTGGCGCTGTGGCTGAGCAACAACCGTCGGGCCCTGGCCGGGGAGGTCGTCAGAGCCGAGGTCCAGATGGCCCCCCATGGACAGGAGGGACACTACTACAACATCATCTCTCCCATCCGTGATGGCAGCGAAATCCATGGCATCCTCGGCGTCAACATCGATATCACGGCGCTGAAACAGGCTGAAGAGGCCCTGCAACGAGCGAACGATGTGCTGGAGTTCCGTGTCAAGGAACGCACGGCCGAACTGGAAGCGGAGGTGGACCGCCGCCGGCAGTTGGAACTCGACCTGCGGGCAAGCGAACAGAGATACCGCAGCTTGGTCGAGAGCAGCGGCGATGCCATTTCCACGGTGACGGAAGACGGGGGCATTCTCTTCGTCAACGGCGTCCTCGCCCAGTGGTTCGGCGTGTCCGCAGAGGCGATGGTCGGCCAACACGTGCAGGATTTCTTCCCCCAGCCGTTTGCGGATGAACAAGTGGCGTACATTCGCCAAGCCGTCCGTACCGGCCAGGCGGTGAATGTGACTGTTCTGGCGCCCGTAACCGAGGCCATGCGCTGGTTCCACGTCACGTTCGAGCCCTTGTGCATGGGCGAAACACCGGCCGCTCTCGTCGTCGCTCGCGACATCGACGATCTCGTCCGCACGCGAGAGCAGATCGAGAAATATCGTGAGCAGATGGCGTGCGCCAGTCGATTGGCGTCGTTGGGGACCCTGAGCGCGACGGTGGCGCACGAGATGACCCAGCCGCTGACGGTGCTGCGTCTCTCGATCCAAAACGCACTGGAAGCGATCAGGATGGGTTCTGCGCCCTCCGTCGCGGTCGAAGACCTGAAATGTGCTCTGGAAGCGTTAACGACGATGGCTGACATCACAGAGCGTTTTCGTGGATTCGCTCGATCCTCGTCGTCGCGGCAGTGGCTGGACATCGATCTGTCGGCCATCGCCGACCGGATCATTGAGCTGACGGCCGAAGCGGCCAGGATCGCGAAGGTGGGCGTGTCCGTCCGGGGTCTGGATACGCTGCCGAAGTTCCGGGCCCGCGTCAACGACATGGAGCAGTTGTTCTTCGCCCTGTTGATGAACGCCATCCAGGCCGTCCCGATACCCGACGAATCGGGCCTTGCCCGTACCATCGTGATCAGCGGGCAGGTACACGATTCGGCAATTGAGTTGTGCTTCGAGGACACCTGCGGCGGGATTGCGTCCGAGAACGTCGAACAGATCTTCAAGCCCTTCTTCACCACCAGGGCCCACGCCGGAGGCACCGGCCTGGGCCTCTCCGTCGTCGAGAATATCCTCGACCGCTACGCGGGAAAGCTAAAGGTCTTCAACCGACCGGGAGACGGCGCCACTTTCCAGATCCTCTTGCCCCTTTGTCCCGGTTCACAGGACGGGCCCTCGCGCAGAGGCATGTTCCCGTGA
- a CDS encoding tyrosine-type recombinase/integrase: MTLPTFDEIRRQEPRTDLTAMPGGLLPEPKERRSLPTFEEIRAGRSVMTPADGPKEATLADIPDADLPESIRDQGSRVRNAEFYAEQFGLQGLSIDDAYDYEPQLNELIWGPGVTTESANAKIAAYRKQAVEQSKSLFQELGSAFRETVEARGEIWEAAEMTVWGTGPYGEESVVKAWRDVLKYNLLRLTSLRGLITWPRPEGGTPYGAEDTMQMRWSKPEKTAKEELTETVEGLPGLAEAVVPAGTETLETLIDFAFVYPKLFQLAGVPAKAIGKIPRVQKAIKALGGTEWVTGHERALIYRLALQVGLRSSEIARLRVLAFDFDANPPSVRIESSDTKGKRAADLVLMAETAEAIREFLKDKAATDKAFAMPHKSNVADMLRGDLEAAEIPYTDAAGRDMDFHSLRHSFITHLALAGVHPAVAQKLARHRSIELTMRCYTHVFHKSECEAIDSLKRFTSASLSDARRLSSADLGGHKTGDSRSETRLSA, translated from the coding sequence ATGACACTCCCGACCTTTGACGAGATACGACGACAGGAGCCACGAACTGACCTGACGGCCATGCCGGGTGGATTGCTGCCGGAGCCGAAAGAGAGGCGTTCGCTTCCGACGTTCGAAGAGATTCGTGCCGGCCGGTCGGTGATGACGCCCGCCGACGGTCCGAAAGAGGCGACCCTGGCCGACATACCGGACGCAGATCTGCCGGAGAGTATTCGGGACCAGGGTTCACGTGTACGCAATGCTGAATTCTATGCCGAGCAGTTCGGGCTGCAAGGACTCTCGATTGACGATGCCTACGACTACGAACCACAGCTCAACGAGCTGATCTGGGGACCCGGCGTGACGACGGAATCCGCCAACGCTAAGATCGCCGCCTATCGCAAACAGGCCGTCGAGCAGAGCAAGAGTCTCTTCCAAGAGCTGGGGTCAGCCTTCCGGGAGACAGTAGAGGCTCGTGGTGAGATCTGGGAAGCGGCCGAAATGACGGTCTGGGGCACTGGGCCGTACGGCGAAGAGAGCGTGGTCAAGGCCTGGCGGGACGTACTGAAGTACAACCTTCTGCGTCTGACATCTCTGCGTGGCTTGATTACGTGGCCCCGTCCGGAAGGCGGCACGCCGTATGGCGCTGAAGATACGATGCAGATGCGGTGGAGCAAACCAGAGAAGACGGCCAAGGAGGAACTGACCGAAACCGTCGAAGGTCTACCGGGTCTTGCCGAGGCTGTAGTTCCTGCGGGAACAGAGACACTCGAAACGCTGATCGACTTCGCCTTTGTATATCCGAAGTTGTTTCAGTTGGCCGGCGTTCCGGCCAAGGCCATCGGCAAGATCCCCAGGGTGCAGAAGGCGATCAAGGCACTCGGTGGCACGGAGTGGGTAACGGGGCATGAACGGGCCTTGATTTATCGCCTGGCGCTTCAAGTCGGCCTGCGGTCGTCGGAGATCGCTCGTCTTCGCGTTCTGGCCTTCGACTTCGATGCAAATCCCCCCAGCGTTCGCATCGAGTCGTCGGACACCAAGGGCAAGCGAGCCGCCGATTTGGTCCTCATGGCCGAGACGGCAGAGGCCATACGGGAGTTTCTCAAGGACAAGGCGGCCACGGACAAAGCCTTTGCCATGCCGCACAAGTCGAACGTGGCCGATATGCTACGGGGCGATTTGGAAGCCGCTGAGATCCCGTACACCGACGCGGCAGGCCGAGACATGGACTTTCACAGCTTGCGGCACAGCTTCATCACGCATCTGGCGTTGGCCGGGGTCCATCCTGCCGTCGCTCAAAAACTCGCACGACACCGGAGCATCGAACTGACGATGAGGTGCTACACGCACGTGTTCCACAAGTCCGAATGCGAGGCCATAGACTCGTTGAAACGCTTCACGTCTGCTTCACTTTCCGACGCACGAAGGCTGTCGTCGGCGGACCTTGGCGGACACAAGACCGGTGATTCCAGGTCAGAAACGCGGTTATCTGCATAG